Genomic segment of Buchnera aphidicola (Melanaphis sacchari):
AAAATGCCATCCATTTTATACTGGGAAGCAAAGAATTATTGATACTGGAGGTCGTGTTGAAAGATTTAAAAAGCGTTTTAAGATAATTAAGTAAAAATTTTTTTAAGCATCTTAAATGGTATTTTGATGCTTAAATTTATTTTAATTAAAATGTTTTTTTAGTTTTTTTTCAAAATTAGATATACATCTTTTTTGAAAGAAATTTTTTAAACCAATATAAATAGCGTGAGCGATTTTATTTTGATATTGAATTGTTTTTAGTTTTTTTTCTTCTTTAATATTCGTAATAAATCCCGTTTCTATTAATATAGAAGGTCTATTTATAGAGCTTAATATTTCTAAACTAGCATAATTTGGTTGTGTTTTATTGATTTTTGTGATTTTTTTAAATTGTTGAAATATATAATTTGATAAACTAATTTCCATTTCTTGAAAATTATTTAATTGTAGATTAAGAGCAGTTTTCTTCAAAGAAATACTTTTTTTATATTTAAGTATGTATTGAATTTTTTTTGGAAAATACATTTTTTCTTTTTTATTTTTTATAAAATTATTAATTTCTCGATTTATTCTATTTTTTGAAATAATCCATATTGATGGACCTGATACATATTTTTTTTTAGATGAATCTGCATGGATGGAAATTAATAAGTTTGTATGATAATTTTTTAAAAAATTTTTTCTTTTTTTTAAAGAAACATAGGTATCATTATTACGAGTCAATATGCCGTAAAAAAATTTATCTGAATTTAATAATTTTTTTAATTTTTTTGCTATTTTTAATGTAATTTTTTTTTCTTGCAGACCTTGATTACTGATTGCTCCTGGATCTTGTCCGCCATGTCC
This window contains:
- a CDS encoding N-acetylmuramoyl-L-alanine amidase codes for the protein MIIVIDPGHGGQDPGAISNQGLQEKKITLKIAKKLKKLLNSDKFFYGILTRNNDTYVSLKKRKNFLKNYHTNLLISIHADSSKKKYVSGPSIWIISKNRINREINNFIKNKKEKMYFPKKIQYILKYKKSISLKKTALNLQLNNFQEMEISLSNYIFQQFKKITKINKTQPNYASLEILSSINRPSILIETGFITNIKEEKKLKTIQYQNKIAHAIYIGLKNFFQKRCISNFEKKLKKHFN